A DNA window from Mucilaginibacter xinganensis contains the following coding sequences:
- a CDS encoding SusC/RagA family TonB-linked outer membrane protein yields MISSLVVTAQTKHSGKVIGSDDKQPVVGASVRIKGTNTGAVTDVNGEFTLSLAPGNVLVVSYLTYQTKEVTVQGDQYLTISLAPATTSLNEVVVTGYQTQRKKDISGSVATVNIAAAKVIPTSSSESLLQGQAAGVTVIQSGAPGASGNVFIRGISNFGNSSPLYVIDGVQESGMGSINPNDIESISVLKDAGAAAIYGVAGGNGVVVVTTKKGKQGKTKFTYDAFYGVTQPLGGNPFNVLSADNFEALLRTADPSNALIKDNNGHFTDYGYNSGTNVTGSPKGLANAGNPAIDPSKYVYDPNNPENDYLIQKFVKGAGTDWFHELFKSAPTQSHTVSASGANEKNNYYFSLGYLNQQGSLIGTFYKRYQARINTNFSISDHVRVGENMQVYYAEAPQGSGGIPGGNQAEGNAISFSYRMQPQIPVYDIKGNYGGTWDGLTVLGNGINPVATQNANLLDHSRSWNVEGSTYGEIDFLKHFNVRTQFGINFYNYFYDNTLQNQYYGSETHSGKNGFQEGAGYGSTYTWTNSLNYNQTFGKHSIKAFAAFEAKDNVSRYLDATINTLFSLDPAFVNINAGDSKTLIANGGANQEYSTLSVFGRVDYAYNDRYILGATIRRDGYSAFFPGRQYGTFPSISLAWRISQEDFLKGVSWLNDLKIRGSYGASGYNGNISGGNAYNSFGTGFSPSSYALTGALNSALVGFYASQIGNKKTTWEKDKVANIGFDVSLFNHLDVTAEYYKKTSSNLLFQVALPATVGGAAAPYVNIGEVQNSGVDISANYHGNIGSEVKFNAGANITSYHSNITKLDASFFTNYQRQNDALVKEQVGHPIGEFFGYTVDGYWNTQSQIDAANAAAVAKGKGTVYQTGNSANGGPALGEFHYKDINGDGVINDADRGPIGNPNPKFTYGINLGASYKGFDISTVLYGSYGGKIYNYTKYWVDFLSTFAGNKSNDLLFNSWTPSNPNAKTPKASPVGGFGSDATTNSWYVESGSFLKMRSLTLGYTIKSSTLKSWGVDNIHIFAQGVNVFTATKYKGLDPELLATGSNGLGTDIGAYPNNEKKYIFGVNMTF; encoded by the coding sequence ATGATTTCTTCATTGGTAGTTACAGCCCAAACAAAACACTCAGGTAAGGTTATCGGCAGCGATGACAAACAACCTGTAGTAGGTGCATCCGTAAGGATCAAAGGCACCAACACCGGCGCTGTAACGGATGTTAATGGCGAGTTCACCCTCTCCTTAGCTCCTGGTAATGTTTTGGTTGTAAGTTATCTTACTTACCAAACAAAAGAGGTAACTGTTCAAGGCGATCAGTATCTCACTATTTCTTTAGCGCCGGCAACCACTTCACTTAACGAAGTAGTTGTTACAGGTTACCAAACCCAGCGCAAAAAGGACATCTCAGGTTCAGTAGCAACGGTTAACATTGCCGCTGCGAAAGTGATTCCAACCTCTTCTTCTGAATCATTACTACAAGGCCAGGCAGCTGGTGTTACAGTGATACAGTCAGGCGCTCCGGGTGCTTCTGGTAACGTGTTTATCCGTGGTATCAGTAACTTTGGTAACTCTTCTCCGCTTTACGTTATTGATGGTGTTCAGGAAAGCGGAATGGGTTCTATTAACCCGAATGACATCGAATCTATCAGCGTGTTAAAGGATGCCGGTGCTGCCGCTATCTATGGTGTAGCTGGTGGTAACGGTGTAGTTGTTGTTACTACTAAAAAAGGTAAACAAGGTAAAACTAAATTTACTTATGATGCTTTTTATGGTGTTACACAGCCATTAGGCGGTAATCCGTTTAACGTATTAAGCGCTGATAATTTTGAAGCGTTGTTAAGAACAGCTGATCCTAGTAATGCGTTAATAAAAGACAATAACGGTCACTTTACCGATTATGGTTACAACTCAGGTACTAATGTTACCGGTTCGCCTAAAGGTTTGGCCAATGCAGGTAACCCTGCAATTGATCCGTCAAAGTATGTTTATGATCCTAACAATCCGGAAAATGATTATTTGATCCAGAAGTTTGTAAAAGGAGCAGGTACTGATTGGTTCCATGAATTATTTAAATCAGCCCCAACCCAATCACATACTGTTTCTGCAAGCGGTGCTAACGAAAAAAACAATTACTACTTTTCATTAGGCTACTTAAATCAGCAGGGATCATTAATTGGTACTTTTTATAAAAGATACCAGGCTCGTATAAATACGAATTTCAGCATTAGCGACCACGTTCGTGTTGGTGAAAACATGCAGGTTTATTACGCTGAAGCTCCACAGGGCAGCGGCGGTATCCCTGGAGGAAACCAGGCAGAAGGTAACGCTATATCTTTTAGCTACCGTATGCAACCGCAGATTCCGGTTTATGATATTAAGGGGAATTATGGCGGTACCTGGGATGGCTTAACCGTTTTAGGTAATGGTATTAACCCAGTAGCTACCCAAAATGCTAACCTGTTGGATCACAGCCGCTCATGGAATGTGGAAGGTTCAACCTATGGCGAGATTGATTTCCTGAAGCATTTTAATGTACGTACACAATTTGGTATCAATTTCTATAACTACTTTTACGACAATACACTACAGAATCAGTATTACGGAAGTGAAACACACTCAGGCAAAAATGGTTTCCAGGAAGGTGCCGGTTACGGAAGCACTTACACATGGACAAATAGCCTGAATTACAACCAGACTTTTGGAAAACATAGCATTAAAGCGTTTGCTGCTTTTGAAGCAAAGGATAATGTTAGCAGGTATCTTGATGCAACAATCAACACCCTGTTCTCATTAGATCCGGCATTCGTAAACATTAATGCGGGTGACTCTAAAACACTGATTGCTAACGGTGGTGCCAACCAGGAATACTCAACTCTTTCTGTTTTTGGCCGCGTGGATTATGCTTATAACGATAGGTATATTTTAGGTGCTACTATCCGTCGCGACGGTTACTCAGCATTTTTCCCGGGCAGGCAGTACGGTACTTTCCCATCTATATCATTGGCATGGCGTATATCACAGGAAGATTTCCTGAAAGGTGTAAGCTGGTTAAATGATCTTAAAATTCGCGGAAGTTACGGTGCATCAGGTTACAATGGTAACATTAGCGGCGGAAATGCTTATAACTCATTTGGAACAGGTTTCTCGCCTTCATCTTACGCACTAACCGGGGCACTTAATTCAGCTTTAGTTGGATTTTATGCTTCGCAGATAGGTAACAAGAAAACAACATGGGAAAAAGATAAGGTAGCTAACATAGGATTTGATGTAAGTTTATTTAACCATTTAGACGTTACCGCTGAGTATTACAAGAAAACCAGCAGTAACTTATTATTCCAGGTTGCCCTTCCTGCTACCGTGGGTGGTGCAGCTGCACCTTATGTTAACATCGGTGAAGTTCAAAACAGTGGTGTTGATATTTCTGCTAATTATCATGGTAACATCGGCAGCGAGGTTAAATTTAACGCTGGCGCAAATATTACCTCTTACCATAGCAACATCACTAAATTAGATGCTTCTTTCTTTACCAACTACCAACGTCAGAATGACGCGTTGGTTAAAGAACAGGTAGGCCATCCGATAGGTGAGTTTTTTGGATACACAGTAGATGGTTACTGGAACACCCAATCGCAAATTGATGCAGCCAATGCAGCAGCCGTTGCTAAAGGTAAAGGTACAGTTTACCAAACAGGTAACTCAGCAAACGGCGGTCCTGCTTTAGGTGAGTTCCACTATAAGGATATAAATGGTGATGGCGTTATTAATGATGCTGACCGCGGCCCTATTGGTAATCCTAATCCTAAATTTACTTATGGTATTAACCTTGGTGCGAGCTATAAAGGCTTTGATATTAGTACAGTGCTGTATGGTTCATATGGTGGAAAAATCTATAACTACACCAAATACTGGGTTGACTTTTTAAGTACTTTTGCAGGTAACAAGAGCAACGATTTGTTGTTTAACTCATGGACACCATCTAATCCAAACGCAAAAACACCAAAGGCATCTCCTGTGGGTGGTTTCGGATCTGATGCAACTACCAACTCATGGTATGTTGAAAGTGGTTCATTCTTAAAAATGCGTTCGCTAACCTTAGGTTACACAATTAAGTCTTCAACACTTAAATCATGGGGCGTTGATAATATTCACATCTTTGCCCAGGGTGTAAACGTCTTTACTGCAACAAAATACAAAGGTCTTGATCCTGAGTTGCTTGCAACGGGTTCAAATGGCTTAGGCACTGACATTGGTGCATATCCAAACAACGAGAAGAAATACATTTTTGGTGTTAATATGACATTTTAA